From Gemmatimonadaceae bacterium, one genomic window encodes:
- a CDS encoding class I SAM-dependent methyltransferase, whose product MNRDYWDRQADRWEAEIFDSLSEDRTGGIRGALRRAAARHAEVLDFGCGVGGYLPFLARTFKRVHAIDWSARCVARARERTAALANVTIEGNTPRALARLEHRFGCVIAANVVIHPRRAVRERLLRSIGRVARQHATMLFVVPSLESAAYCEYMRRETAPRQRSSYDFTPAMRAPEAGVVSIEGVPTKHFTGDELTATLSRSGFRLVELLRVNYAWKTERLSPPRGLRSVLPWDWLAVTLAN is encoded by the coding sequence ATGAACCGCGACTACTGGGACCGTCAGGCGGATCGTTGGGAGGCCGAGATCTTCGACAGCCTGAGCGAGGATCGCACGGGGGGCATCCGGGGGGCGCTGCGCCGTGCCGCGGCGCGCCACGCCGAGGTGCTGGACTTCGGATGCGGCGTGGGCGGGTATCTCCCGTTCCTCGCCCGCACCTTCAAGCGCGTGCACGCCATCGACTGGTCGGCGCGGTGCGTGGCCCGGGCCCGGGAACGCACCGCCGCGCTGGCCAACGTGACGATCGAGGGCAACACGCCGCGAGCGCTCGCCCGTCTGGAGCACCGGTTCGGCTGCGTGATCGCCGCCAATGTCGTGATCCATCCCCGGCGCGCCGTGCGGGAGCGGCTCCTGCGGTCCATCGGCCGCGTGGCCAGGCAGCACGCCACGATGCTTTTCGTGGTGCCGTCGCTGGAGTCGGCGGCGTACTGCGAATACATGCGGCGCGAGACGGCGCCGCGGCAGCGGTCGTCGTACGACTTCACGCCGGCGATGCGCGCGCCCGAAGCGGGGGTGGTGAGCATCGAGGGCGTGCCGACCAAACATTTCACGGGCGACGAGCTGACGGCCACGCTCTCGCGCTCCGGATTCCGGCTGGTGGAGTTGCTGCGCGTGAACTATGCGTGGAAGACGGAGCGGTTGTCGCCGCCGCGGGGCCTGCGTTCGGTGCTGCCGTGGGACTGGCTGGCCGTGACGTTGGCCAACTGA
- a CDS encoding prolyl oligopeptidase family serine peptidase, translating into MRRQPRLQAPVAALVLSLAFAVAPRARAQTPAARDTASALKTLNVGDYGRWKRITAAGLSPDGVWMTYVYHPNDGDDTLFVKNLNDAKLYTIVRGAAPSFSDDSRWVGYYVSPPARTGRGGGAGRGETPPNGRGGRGAAAAPARGFELLDLSTGAKWSAPNAEDFKFAKGSRFLAVHINRDSRTDTTHTGSDLLLRVLGPDATRNIGNVSQYAFNDAGTLLAYTVDAVEKMGNGIYLVDLASGATRALDATAATYDQIGWSAHGENLAVLRGNKAKGEKQRANVLLAWTGVGEPGAKATIYDPATASDFPNGFVLSEFAAPHWSADGSRVFVGIKEQEKEPPKSEDPQANVDVWHWNDAEVQSVQMVRLQQELRQTFASAVLVGPDRFVQLADSAMPTVQLVDDGAWGVGRNDTTYRGEVAWGGGHADYYRVNTGTGAPSLIARKLWRTMGTSPDSKWFLYLQNKHIYAYDAGTGRSAPVDGGMNFVNTDDDHPYELPIWGLAGWSRDGKSVLVYDKYDVWQLSLSGGKPVNLTRGVGKAQQIQFRVVRLDLGAGGRGGRGGRGGFGAPAPDVEDHGIDLTKPVLLSAYGEWTKKSGYWTLDPGQAPKPLIYEDKMIGQAEKATDADRVIFTEQTFRQFPDYWAANTSFQSPTRETDADPFIGEYAWGSKVLINYTNGRGQKLQATLTLPAGYQPGKKYPMLVYFYEILSNTHHQFSMPSFDDRPQVSTYASNGYLMLEPDVVYQIGTPGTSAVDCVTSAVRQVIAMGYADPKHIGLQGHSWGGYQSSYILTQTNIFAAVVTGAPPTDLISFYDELYPGTGTVQQGITEVGQVRMGENVTPWNHTALYEEQSPLFNVRKITTPFMILQGTADNAVDWDQGLEFYNAARRNGKKVIFLSYPGEPHHLAKKPNQIDFQIRMKQFFDHYLKGAPEPDWMKNGVPQVHKGEPIR; encoded by the coding sequence ATGCGTCGTCAACCCCGTCTCCAGGCGCCCGTCGCGGCGCTCGTGCTCTCGCTGGCGTTCGCCGTCGCGCCGCGTGCGCGCGCCCAGACGCCGGCCGCTCGAGACACCGCGTCCGCGCTCAAGACCCTCAACGTCGGCGACTACGGCCGATGGAAGCGCATCACCGCCGCCGGCCTCTCGCCCGACGGGGTGTGGATGACGTACGTGTACCATCCCAACGACGGCGACGACACGCTGTTCGTCAAGAACCTGAACGACGCCAAGCTCTACACGATCGTGCGGGGCGCCGCGCCGTCGTTCTCCGATGACTCGCGCTGGGTGGGCTACTACGTGAGCCCGCCGGCACGCACCGGGCGGGGCGGCGGCGCCGGACGGGGCGAGACGCCGCCGAACGGACGCGGCGGACGCGGTGCGGCGGCCGCGCCGGCCCGCGGTTTCGAACTGCTCGATCTGTCCACCGGTGCCAAGTGGTCGGCGCCCAACGCCGAGGACTTCAAGTTCGCCAAGGGCTCGCGGTTCCTCGCCGTCCACATCAACCGCGACTCGCGCACCGACACCACGCACACGGGCTCGGATCTGCTGCTGCGCGTCCTGGGGCCCGACGCCACGCGCAACATTGGCAACGTGAGCCAGTACGCCTTCAACGACGCCGGCACCCTGCTCGCGTACACCGTGGACGCGGTGGAGAAGATGGGCAATGGCATCTACCTCGTGGATCTGGCCAGCGGCGCCACGCGCGCGCTCGACGCGACGGCCGCCACGTACGATCAGATCGGATGGAGCGCGCACGGCGAGAATCTGGCCGTGCTCCGCGGCAACAAGGCGAAGGGGGAGAAGCAGCGCGCCAATGTGCTCCTCGCCTGGACCGGCGTCGGCGAGCCGGGCGCGAAGGCGACGATCTACGATCCCGCCACGGCGTCCGACTTCCCCAACGGATTCGTGCTCAGCGAATTCGCCGCGCCGCATTGGAGCGCCGACGGGTCGCGCGTGTTCGTGGGCATCAAGGAGCAGGAGAAGGAACCGCCCAAGAGCGAGGACCCGCAGGCCAACGTGGACGTGTGGCACTGGAACGATGCCGAGGTGCAGTCGGTGCAGATGGTGCGGCTGCAGCAGGAACTGCGGCAGACGTTCGCGTCGGCCGTCCTCGTGGGGCCGGACCGGTTCGTGCAGCTCGCCGACAGCGCGATGCCCACCGTGCAGTTGGTGGACGATGGGGCGTGGGGCGTGGGGCGCAACGACACCACGTACCGCGGCGAGGTGGCCTGGGGCGGGGGGCACGCCGATTATTACCGCGTGAACACCGGCACGGGCGCGCCGTCGCTGATCGCCAGGAAACTGTGGCGCACGATGGGCACGTCGCCCGACAGCAAGTGGTTCCTGTATCTCCAGAACAAGCACATCTACGCGTACGACGCCGGGACGGGGAGGAGCGCGCCGGTGGACGGGGGGATGAACTTCGTCAACACCGACGACGATCACCCGTACGAACTGCCCATCTGGGGGCTGGCCGGGTGGTCCCGGGACGGGAAGTCGGTGCTCGTCTACGATAAATACGACGTGTGGCAGCTGTCGCTCTCGGGCGGGAAGCCCGTGAATCTCACGCGCGGCGTGGGCAAGGCGCAGCAGATCCAGTTCCGCGTCGTGCGGCTCGACCTGGGCGCCGGCGGCCGCGGGGGCCGCGGAGGACGGGGCGGATTCGGCGCGCCCGCGCCCGACGTCGAGGATCATGGCATCGATCTCACCAAGCCGGTGCTCCTCTCGGCGTACGGCGAATGGACCAAGAAGAGCGGCTACTGGACGCTCGATCCGGGCCAGGCGCCCAAGCCCCTCATCTATGAGGACAAGATGATCGGCCAGGCCGAGAAGGCCACGGACGCCGACCGCGTGATCTTCACCGAGCAGACGTTCCGCCAGTTTCCCGACTACTGGGCGGCGAACACGTCGTTCCAGTCGCCGACCCGGGAGACCGACGCTGATCCGTTCATCGGGGAGTACGCGTGGGGAAGCAAGGTGCTCATCAACTACACCAACGGCCGCGGGCAGAAGCTCCAGGCCACGCTCACCTTGCCGGCCGGATACCAGCCGGGCAAGAAGTATCCGATGCTCGTGTACTTCTACGAGATCCTGTCGAACACGCATCATCAGTTCTCGATGCCGTCGTTCGACGACCGGCCGCAGGTATCCACGTACGCGAGCAACGGGTACCTGATGCTCGAGCCCGACGTGGTCTACCAGATCGGCACCCCGGGCACGTCGGCCGTGGACTGCGTGACGAGCGCGGTGAGGCAGGTCATCGCCATGGGCTACGCCGATCCCAAGCATATCGGGCTGCAGGGCCACAGCTGGGGCGGCTATCAGTCGTCGTACATCCTCACGCAGACCAACATCTTCGCAGCCGTGGTGACCGGCGCGCCCCCCACCGACCTCATCAGCTTCTACGACGAGTTGTATCCCGGCACCGGCACCGTGCAGCAGGGGATCACCGAGGTGGGGCAGGTGCGCATGGGCGAGAACGTGACGCCGTGGAATCACACGGCGCTGTACGAGGAGCAGTCGCCGCTGTTCAACGTGCGCAAGATCACCACGCCGTTCATGATCCTGCAGGGCACGGCCGACAACGCCGTGGACTGGGATCAGGGACTCGAGTTCTACAACGCCGCCCGGCGCAACGGGAAGAAGGTGATCTTCCTGTCATACCCCGGCGAGCCGCACCACCTGGCCAAGAAGCCGAACCAGATCGACTTCCAGATTCGCATGAAGCAGTTCTTCGACCACTACCTCAAGGGCGCGCCCGAGCCGGACTGGATGAAGAACGGCGTGCCGCAGGTGCACAAGGGAGAACCGATCCGGTAA
- a CDS encoding sialidase family protein — protein MSAPRPVLLPRARMDVARATFAVAALAALGAMRPAALAAQKITVGPNVQISAARPDDPHSEPVIAADPSHPERLIAASHIAWHDTTGIKSIAYVSFDTGRTWSVSLERRDSTSGGDAAVAYGPDGSALFATLARWGLYRSRDGGRTWDPPSKAPPAYAWDREYLVSDFTGGKYNGRVYMNSTVSVPWATDSSGPGFGGAEKDMAVALFTSRDGGTTWDNPVLRLVPPPEGILGMSNSVILSDGTVMTLYGHRKALLPGEGRGGGGRGGLAARTPLPAANYWLDVITSTDGGESWKPAVHIGDYWMNRPRSESAVIPDLAVDPGSPLFKDRLYVVWSDFRTGRLQVMLSYSSDMGKTWSPEQVISDDRAAEDPLVNGPDDVTPTVAVNKDGVVAVQWYDRRDFANDIGWNIRMRVSMDGGETWSPSEKITDKPTTFAADQLDWVAAGRAGLGAGAGRGGRGDEPAAARSGGQVVSLSAGLGYAGFTFAPGHNGAFVADAAGDFHPAWIDYRTGMAQLWTARVHVDGTVARNGGGDLAALSDLSGRVTLQLLRTDIDRKTGRVTFHVRLKNATRTDTIRGPLKARVLQLTSENARTVDVANSDNGLRGVGAVWDLTSLLPTGGLLPDSLSAPRDLVFQLTGMAPFRTGTDLHLMFVNMEAKVLGPAVVEHAAGRGRGRGARE, from the coding sequence ATGAGCGCTCCTCGCCCCGTCCTGCTCCCTCGCGCCCGGATGGATGTCGCGCGCGCCACATTCGCCGTGGCCGCGCTGGCCGCGCTTGGCGCCATGCGGCCCGCGGCCCTGGCCGCACAGAAGATCACCGTCGGGCCCAACGTGCAGATCAGCGCCGCGCGCCCCGACGACCCGCACTCCGAGCCGGTGATCGCGGCCGATCCCAGCCATCCGGAGCGATTGATCGCGGCATCGCACATCGCGTGGCACGACACCACGGGCATCAAGTCGATCGCCTACGTGTCGTTCGACACTGGGAGAACGTGGTCGGTATCGCTGGAACGGCGCGACTCGACCTCGGGCGGCGACGCGGCGGTGGCCTACGGACCGGACGGCTCGGCGCTATTCGCGACGCTCGCGCGCTGGGGGCTCTACCGCTCGCGCGACGGCGGCCGCACGTGGGATCCGCCCAGCAAGGCGCCGCCGGCATACGCGTGGGACCGCGAGTATCTCGTCTCCGACTTCACCGGCGGCAAGTACAATGGCCGGGTGTACATGAACTCCACGGTGAGCGTGCCGTGGGCCACCGACTCGAGCGGGCCCGGATTCGGCGGCGCCGAGAAGGACATGGCCGTGGCGCTGTTCACCTCGCGCGACGGCGGCACGACATGGGACAATCCCGTGCTCCGGCTGGTGCCGCCCCCCGAGGGGATCCTCGGCATGTCCAACAGCGTGATCCTCTCCGACGGCACGGTGATGACGCTGTACGGGCACCGGAAGGCGCTGCTGCCAGGCGAGGGGCGCGGAGGCGGCGGGCGCGGCGGACTCGCCGCGCGCACGCCGCTGCCGGCGGCCAACTACTGGCTGGACGTGATCACCTCCACCGACGGCGGCGAGAGCTGGAAGCCGGCCGTGCACATCGGCGACTACTGGATGAACCGGCCGCGGTCGGAGTCGGCGGTGATCCCCGACCTCGCGGTGGACCCGGGCTCGCCGCTGTTCAAGGACCGCCTCTACGTGGTGTGGTCCGATTTCCGCACCGGCCGGCTGCAGGTGATGCTCTCGTATTCGAGCGACATGGGAAAGACCTGGTCGCCCGAGCAGGTCATCAGCGACGATCGCGCGGCCGAAGATCCGCTGGTCAACGGCCCCGACGACGTGACGCCGACCGTGGCCGTGAACAAGGATGGCGTGGTGGCCGTGCAGTGGTACGATCGCCGCGACTTTGCCAACGACATCGGCTGGAACATCCGCATGCGGGTGTCGATGGACGGCGGCGAGACCTGGTCGCCGAGCGAGAAGATCACCGACAAGCCGACGACGTTCGCCGCCGATCAGCTGGACTGGGTGGCGGCGGGGCGTGCCGGCCTGGGCGCCGGAGCCGGGCGTGGGGGACGCGGGGACGAGCCGGCGGCGGCGCGCAGCGGCGGGCAGGTGGTGTCGCTGTCGGCCGGCCTCGGGTACGCCGGATTCACCTTCGCGCCGGGGCACAACGGCGCGTTCGTGGCCGACGCGGCGGGCGACTTCCATCCGGCGTGGATCGACTATCGCACCGGGATGGCGCAGCTCTGGACGGCCCGCGTGCACGTGGACGGCACCGTGGCGCGCAACGGCGGCGGCGATCTGGCGGCGTTGTCCGATCTATCAGGGCGCGTCACGCTGCAGTTGCTGCGTACCGACATCGACCGCAAGACCGGCCGAGTGACCTTCCACGTGCGGCTCAAGAATGCCACGCGTACCGACACGATCCGCGGGCCGCTCAAGGCGCGCGTCCTGCAGCTCACGTCGGAGAATGCGCGCACCGTGGACGTGGCCAACTCCGACAACGGCCTCCGCGGCGTGGGGGCGGTGTGGGACCTGACGTCGCTGCTCCCGACCGGCGGGCTGCTGCCGGATTCGCTGTCGGCGCCCAGGGACCTCGTGTTCCAACTCACCGGGATGGCGCCGTTCCGCACCGGCACGGATCTCCACCTCATGTTCGTGAACATGGAGGCGAAGGTCCTGGGGCCGGCGGTGGTCGAGCACGCGGCTGGACGGGGGCGCGGACGCGGAGCGCGCGAATAG
- a CDS encoding GGDEF domain-containing protein: MRFPVELEQRSPAFWAVSGTVLVAGLGVVDYFTGYEISFSLFYLIPVFLVGWYSTRHLALSISGLSAIVWLGADVASGARYTNAVIPVWNMLIRLGFFVTVASLLGALRAAHEREQRFARIDHLTGVLNARHFLELADAELARSRRYARTFTVAYLDVDNFKEMNDRFGHAAGDQVLQAVGQHLRDALRRTDLVGRMGGDEFVLLLPETSDEAARAVMTKVHDALSAQMRQWSWPVTFSVGVVTFATPPDSVADIIKSADNLMYAVKRSGKGSVHFLTRRG, from the coding sequence ATGCGATTCCCCGTCGAGTTGGAGCAGCGCAGTCCGGCGTTCTGGGCGGTGAGCGGCACCGTCCTCGTGGCCGGGCTCGGCGTGGTCGACTACTTCACCGGATACGAGATCAGCTTCTCGCTGTTCTACCTGATTCCGGTGTTCCTGGTGGGCTGGTATTCCACCCGGCATCTGGCGCTGTCCATCTCGGGGTTGAGCGCCATCGTGTGGCTGGGGGCCGATGTGGCCAGCGGGGCGCGGTACACCAATGCGGTGATCCCCGTCTGGAACATGCTCATCCGCCTCGGATTCTTCGTCACCGTGGCGTCGCTGCTGGGGGCGCTGCGGGCCGCGCACGAGCGAGAGCAACGGTTCGCGCGGATCGACCACCTGACGGGGGTCCTCAACGCGCGGCACTTCCTCGAGTTGGCGGACGCCGAGCTGGCGCGGTCGCGTCGCTACGCGCGCACGTTCACGGTGGCCTACCTCGACGTGGACAACTTCAAGGAGATGAACGACCGGTTCGGGCACGCCGCCGGCGATCAGGTGCTGCAGGCGGTGGGCCAGCATCTCCGGGACGCGCTGCGCCGCACCGATCTCGTGGGGCGGATGGGCGGCGACGAATTCGTGCTCCTGCTGCCGGAGACGTCCGATGAAGCGGCGCGTGCCGTGATGACCAAGGTCCACGACGCGCTCAGCGCCCAGATGCGGCAATGGAGCTGGCCGGTGACGTTCAGCGTGGGCGTGGTGACGTTCGCCACCCCGCCCGACTCGGTGGCCGACATCATCAAGTCGGCCGACAATCTGATGTACGCGGTCAAGCGTTCCGGAAAGGGGAGCGTGCACTTCCTGACCCGCCGCGGCTGA
- a CDS encoding class I SAM-dependent methyltransferase, with protein sequence MAIEHISDTARWVAVYRAMETERPDALFRDPFARTLAGTRGDEIVDSMKQGRAMAWAMIVRTAVFDEIIRDAIARRGVDTVINLAAGLDARPWRMELPATLRWVDVDLPAILDYKTHALRDATPVCRYEAVATDLTDAAARQALFARIGAAAERALVVTEGLLIYLTAEQVAALARDLHTQPSFRYWLIDLANPRLLTYMNRTWGKGVQQGNAPFRFAPSEGTAFYRPLGWREEQFRSSMEEARRLHREMRMMWLWRLIGRLYSKRVQEEFRRMSGIVLLERE encoded by the coding sequence ATGGCCATCGAACACATCTCCGACACGGCGCGCTGGGTGGCCGTGTACCGCGCCATGGAGACGGAGCGCCCCGATGCGCTCTTCCGCGATCCGTTCGCGCGCACGCTGGCCGGCACGCGCGGCGACGAGATCGTGGACAGCATGAAGCAGGGCCGCGCGATGGCGTGGGCGATGATCGTCCGCACGGCGGTGTTCGACGAGATCATTCGCGACGCGATCGCGCGCCGCGGCGTGGACACGGTGATCAACCTCGCGGCCGGGCTCGACGCGCGGCCGTGGCGGATGGAGCTGCCGGCCACGCTGCGATGGGTGGACGTGGACCTCCCGGCGATCCTCGACTACAAGACCCACGCCCTGCGCGACGCGACGCCCGTGTGCCGCTACGAAGCCGTGGCCACCGACCTCACGGACGCCGCGGCGCGGCAGGCGTTGTTCGCGCGCATCGGCGCCGCCGCGGAACGCGCGCTCGTCGTGACCGAAGGGCTGCTCATCTACCTCACCGCCGAGCAGGTGGCGGCGCTGGCCCGCGATCTGCATACGCAGCCGAGCTTCCGGTACTGGCTCATCGATCTGGCCAACCCCCGGCTGCTGACGTACATGAACCGCACCTGGGGCAAGGGCGTGCAACAGGGCAACGCGCCGTTCCGTTTTGCGCCCAGTGAAGGAACGGCGTTCTACCGGCCGCTGGGGTGGCGCGAGGAGCAGTTCCGTTCATCCATGGAAGAGGCGCGGCGGCTCCATCGCGAGATGCGGATGATGTGGCTGTGGCGGCTGATCGGACGCCTGTACTCCAAGCGCGTGCAGGAAGAGTTCCGCCGCATGTCGGGCATCGTGCTGCTGGAACGCGAGTAA
- a CDS encoding VTT domain-containing protein: MHEELTTPTPSAAPRRTSTASLWTRGLLLALLCVALAFAAASDTVHAELVRLLAHVQTIILNHPVGGATLFFVLAALSAMLAFFSSAVIVPVGVYAWGKFGCLLLLWGGWLVGGLCAYAIGRVLGRPVVAALTSAGTLERYQQRISRNAPFGLVLLFQLAMPSEVPGYLLGLARYSAAKYAAALAIAELPFAVGTIYLGASFLNRQIPLMLGLGALGIGFSAWAMTRLHRRLQD; this comes from the coding sequence ATGCATGAGGAGCTGACAACCCCTACCCCGAGCGCCGCGCCGCGCCGGACCTCCACGGCCTCGCTGTGGACGCGCGGCCTGCTGCTGGCGCTCCTCTGCGTGGCCCTGGCGTTCGCGGCGGCCTCCGACACCGTGCACGCCGAGCTCGTGCGCCTGCTGGCCCATGTACAGACCATCATCCTCAACCATCCGGTGGGCGGCGCCACGCTGTTCTTCGTGCTCGCCGCCCTGTCGGCCATGCTGGCCTTCTTCTCCAGCGCGGTGATCGTGCCGGTGGGCGTGTACGCATGGGGCAAATTCGGCTGCCTGCTGCTCCTGTGGGGCGGTTGGCTCGTGGGCGGACTGTGCGCGTACGCCATCGGGCGGGTGCTCGGCCGTCCCGTGGTCGCGGCGCTCACGTCGGCCGGGACGTTGGAACGCTACCAGCAGCGCATCTCGCGCAACGCGCCATTCGGGCTCGTGCTGCTGTTCCAACTCGCCATGCCGTCGGAGGTGCCGGGCTACCTGCTGGGGCTGGCGCGCTACAGCGCCGCCAAGTACGCGGCGGCGCTGGCCATCGCCGAACTGCCGTTCGCCGTGGGGACCATCTATCTCGGCGCCAGCTTCTTGAACCGGCAGATTCCGCTGATGCTCGGCCTGGGCGCGCTCGGCATCGGGTTCAGCGCGTGGGCCATGACCCGCCTGCATCGCCGGCTGCAGGACTGA